The following coding sequences are from one Triticum dicoccoides isolate Atlit2015 ecotype Zavitan chromosome 4A, WEW_v2.0, whole genome shotgun sequence window:
- the LOC119284213 gene encoding disease resistance protein Pik-2-like yields MAEQGGGMGLLFPAKATSSWSSIVTTCMGKDMGGCYARQIFQNLHGWTDEGGMVAPLGTVVASTDGRTSKDDADLSPEDGYLIVIDDVWTIAAWDAIRSTLPDNNLDSRIMVTTRIDAVAVACSDASEICGDNIYHIEPLNPEDSKKLFLSRAFGSKDATCPTELEGEMNKILKKCGGLPLAIVSIGSLLASYKSPEHKDMWDRVCKSISYHMDTNPTLDGMRQILTLSYDHLPYHLKGCMMYLSIFPEDFLINKDRLVYRWIAEGLIEEKRGMTLLEVAEAYYDDSSLWGMINPAGEIISHVYGAVDTCRVHDLMLEVMVSKSLEANFVSLIGGQYDGMSYDTIRRLSVHGGAQMPKESPSKKDSPSKRPKESTSKKMVKKNDLKDINVQHVRSLSMFQLEGNKQLLDRLGEFTLLRVLDLEDCKGVENKHMGHICRMYLLWYLSLRGTDISVLPPKVCDLEHLLTLDVRATGLARLPETLIKLEKLERLFFSQKDVWSTMWKPPQGLWKMKALREVGWVLLEDDAVEVAQEVGELENLQRLSIYVDCEKPNGPKVLEELALSLSRTHSLRSLDMGTMSYEANALNFLLELPSPPRLLRFLRIAGGIDKLPNWVESLTYLVEFHMSWAHFIDDQLFGVLCKLPNLKSIWMQRNCYTGLELVACAAHNFPALKNLRGTCDQEMPRVYKFEEGSMTKLEKLSLNFDNWSEKSIVGIEHLTSLKEVQLAGKRGNPALDRTLELLKAESGRHPNHFTVGVKYD; encoded by the exons ATGGCCGAGCAAGGCGGCGGCATGGGGCTCCTCTTCCCAGCCAAGGCAACAAGCTCCTGGTCGTCCATCGTGACAACCTGCATGGGCAaggacatgggagg gtgctacgcacgacagatcttccagaaTCTTCACGGCTGGACGGACGAGGGCGGGATGGTGGCGCCGTTGGGCActgtggtggcgtcgacggatggACGAACTAGCAAGGATGATGCAGATCTCTCTCCTGAAGATGG GTACCTCATTGTGATTGATGATGTATGGACAATAGCTGCGTGGGATGCTATCCGATCCACGCTGCCAGACAACAACCTCGACAGCAGAATCATGGTGACCACTCGGATAGATGCCGTGGCCGTAGCATGCAGTGATGCTAGTGAAATTTGTGGAGACAACATCTATCACATCGAGCCCCTCAATCCAGAAGactccaagaagttgttcctcagcaGAGCATTTGGCTCCAAGGATGCCACTTGCCCCACAGAGCTGGAAGGTgaaatgaacaaaattctgaagaaATGTGGTGGGCTGCCATTGGCCATTGTCAGCATTGGCAGCCTTTTGGCCAGCTATAAATCACCAGAGCACAAGGATATGTGGGACAGAGTTTGCAAGTCAATTAGTTATCATATGGATACCAATCCCACCCTTGACGGGATGAGGCAGATACTCACACTCAGCTACGACCACCTGCCCTATCACCTCAAGGGTTGCATGATGTATCTTAGTATTTTCCCGGAGGATTTTCTCATCAACAAGGATCGGCTAGTATACAGATGGATCGCTGAAGGATTGATTGAGGAGAAGCGGGGGATGACCCTATTGGAGGTTGCGGAAGCCTACTATGAcga CAGCTCACTATGGGGCATGATTAATCCTGCTGGTGAAATAATTAGCCATGTCTATGGAGCTGTGGACACATGTCGGGTGCATGACTTGATGCTGGAGGTCATGGTGTCCAAATCCTTGGAGGCCAACTTTGTCAGCCTGATAGGGGGGCAGTATGATGGGATGTCCTATGACACAATACGCCGCCTCTCCGTCCATGGTGGTGCGCAGATGCCCAAGGAATCTCCATCCAAGAAGGACTCTCCATCCAAGAGACCCAAGGAATCTACATCCAAGAAAATGGTTAAGAAGAATGACTTAAAAGACATTAATGTGCAGCATGTACGATCACTAAGTATGTTTCAGCTCGAAGGGAACAAGCAGCTGCTTGATCGTCTGGGTGAGTTCACCCTGCTGAGAGTACTTGACCTGGAAGATTGCAAGGGCGTAGAAAACAAGCATATGGGCCACATCTGTCGGATGTACCTTCTGTGGTATTTGTCCCTGAGAGGTACAGATATCAGTGTGCTGCCTCCGAAAGTCTGTGATCTGGAGCATCTGCTGACACTTGATGTACGTGCCACCGGCCTTGCTAGACTTCCAGAAACTCTGATAAAACTAGAGAAACTTGAGCGCTTGTTCTTCTCCCAGAAGGATGTTTGGTCGACCATGTGGAAGCCACCTCAGGGTCTCTGGAAAATGAAGGCGCTGCGGGAGGTGGGTTGGGTATTGCTGGAAGATGATGCTGTTGAGGTTGCCCAAGAGGTAGGTGAACTAGAAAATTTGCAAAGGTTAAGTATCTACGTCGATTGTGAGAAGCCCAATGGTCCCAAGGTTCTTGAAGAGCTTGCCCTGTCCCTGAGCAGGACGCACTCTCTCCGGTCGCTCGACATGGGGACCATGAGTTATGAGGCGAATGCATTGAACTTTCTCCTTGAGCTCCCCTCTCCGCCGCGCCTCCTCCGATTCCTCAGGATCGCTGGTGGCATTGACAAATTGCCCAACTGGGTTGAATCACTCACATATCTTGTTGAGTTTCACATGTCATGGGCACACTTTATCGATGACCAACTATTTGGGGTTCTGTGTAAGTTGCCCAACCTGAAGAGCATCTGGATGCAGCGGAACTGCTACACCGGTCTAGAGTTGGTTGCATGCGCTGCGCACAACTTTCCGGCGCTCAAGAATCTCAGAGGGACCTGTGATCAGGAAATGCCCAGAGTCTACAAATTTGAGGAAGGATCCATGACAAAGCTGGAGAAACTTTCACTGAATTTCGACAACTGGAGTGAGAAGAGCATTGTGGGCATCGAGCACTTGACGAGCCTTAAAGAGGTGCAGCTCGCAGGTAAGAGAGGGAACCCTGCACTGGACCGGACTCTGGAGCTGCTAAAGGCGGAGAGTGGGAGGCACCCCAATCATTTCACAGTTGGAGTGAAGTACGACTGA
- the LOC119288117 gene encoding disease resistance protein RPM1-like, with protein MAEIVILLAIKKIGIALAKGAADQASVQFAKYGRQLLELEGSMGRVARELRVMHDVLYQMDIRNRNDQVYEGWLEEVRKVAHVMEDMVDEYLYLVGREHDIGCCSFLKRGFKSPRSVVSLNRIASKVKEIEKDLSHLSETKNRWVPMVNNGDSSNSNYIVKRSQDLANISRSLDKEDLVGVDKNKETLEQWLADDDLECSVIALLGMGGLGKTALAANVYKKEREKFECHAWVSISQTYSREDVLRNIIKELFKDNASVLSSSLAMDIMSLEETLKKYLEQRKYFIILDDVWDPETFDDLSRMFIHNDKGSRVMLTTREACVAALASLGRILTLEALPEEKAWDLFCKKAFPRDTNHECPTELNPPSKEIVSKCKGLPLAIVSVGSLLRVRDKTVEEWRRINDQLSWEIINNSRLDHIRNVLHLSFIYLPTYLKSCFLYCSLFPEDYHFKRKQLVRLWIAEGFIEERGESTLEEVAEDFLKELIDRNMLQLVERNSFGRMKKLRMHDLLRELAVDLCQKNCFGVTYENKCGGPYQKDGRRLVLHKLKDDIQQPFSNMHQLRTIITLGDSKSSFTLLPLLCNESRYMTVLELSALPMEKIPDAIGGLFNLCHLGLRGSKVKMLPKTIENLSNLLTLDLLESDIHELPSGIVKLKKLRHLFAQKTIDTNWRELASCSGVHIPYGLGNLINLQTLQALEVNDDSVGHLSELRQLRTLRLLKVKGIYLGRLSESLVQLEYLSNLHLDASNENEVLGLNVCLPSLQKLFLSGRLAEGMLEESPLFQVVEGQNLYKLGLYWSQLREDPLRSLSRLSNLTCLDLTRAYNGEQLAFLTGWFPKLKILVLTDLPNLSGLEIAEGAMVSLEELTLVNLSRMTEVPAGIVFLPPLQYLGFHEITSDFLTVLDQCSVLEEQMWHYSLRD; from the coding sequence ATGGCGGAGATTGTGATTCTTCTTGCCATTAAAAAGATcggaattgccttggcaaagggagCGGCAGACCAAGCCAGCGTGCAGTTTGCGAAGTATGGCAGACAACTACTAGAGCTAGAGGGCAGCATGGGCCGTGTTGCCAGGGAGCTTCGCGTAATGCATGACGTTCTCTATCAAATGGACATTCGAAACCGCAACGATCAAGTATATGAAGGCTGGTTGGAGGAGGTACGAAAAGTAGCACATGTGATGGAGGACATGGTGGATGAGTACTTGTATCTAGTTGGTCGAGAACATGATATAGGTTGTTGCTCTTTCCTGAAAAGAGGGTTCAAAAGCCCAAGATCTGTTGTATCTTTGAATCGGATAGCTTCCAAGGTGAAGGAAATAGAGAAAGACCTTTCACACTTGTCAGAGACAAAAAACCGCTGGGTTCCCATGGTAAACAATGGGGATAGTAGCaactcaaattacatcgtcaaaagaTCCCAAGATCTAGCAAATATTTCACGCTCCCTTGACAAAGAAGATTTAGTTGGGGTGGATAAAAACAAAGAAACACTCGAGCAATGGTTGGCAGATGATGACCTGGAATGCTCTGTGATAGCTCTGCTCGGCATGGGAGGCCTTGGTAAAACTGCTTTAGCTGCAAATGTCTACAAGAAGGAGAGAGAAAAGTTTGAGTGCCATGCTTGGGTCTCCATCTCTCAAACTTATTCTAGAGAAGATGTCTTGAGGAATATAATCAAGGAACTTTTTAAGGATAATGCCAGTGTTCTATCTAGCAGTCTAGCTATGGACATCATGAGCCTTGAAGAGACACTAAAGAAATATCTGGAGCAAAGGAAGTACTTTATCATATTGGATGATGTTTGGGATCCGGAAACATTTGATGATTTGTCAAGGATGTTTATTCATAATGATAAGGGCAGTAGAGTGATGCTCACAACAAGGGAAGCCTGCGTTGCCGCACTTGCCTCTCTAGGACGGATCTTAACACTGGAAGCTTTACCAGAAGAAAAGGCATGGGATCTCTTTTGTAAGAAAGCCTTTCCAAGAGATACAAATCATGAATGTCCCACAGAATTGAATCCACCGTCCAAGGAAATAGTTAGCAAGTGCAAAGGCTTGCCTCTTGCTATTGTGTCAGTTGGTAGCCTCTTGCGTGTGCGTGATAAAACCGTGGAAGAATGGAGAAGAATAAATGACCAACTAAGCTGGGAGATAATTAACAATTCAAGGCTGGACCACATAAGGAATGTTTTGCATCTGAGCTTCATCTACCTGCCAACATACTTAAAAAGTTGTTTCCTATACTGCAGCTTATTTCCAGAAGACTATCATTTTAAAAGGAAGCAACTTGTACGGTTATGGATAGCAGAGGGGTTCATTGAGGAGAGGGGTGAAAGCACACTAGAAGAAGTGGCAGAAGACTTCCTGAAGGAGTTGATTGACAGAAACATGCTGCAACTTGTTGAGAGGAACTCATTTGGTaggatgaagaaattaagaatgcatGATCTCTTACGTGAGCTGGCAGTTGATTTGTGCCAGAAGAACTGTTTTGGTGTTACATATGAGAATAAATGTGGAGGGCCTTATCAGAAGGATGGACGTCGATTGGTACTGCACAAACTAAAAGATGATATTCAACAACCATTTTCCAATATGCACCAACTTCGAACTATCATTACATTGGGTGATAGCAAGTCATCATTCACTCTACTACCGCTGTTGTGTAATGAGTCGAGATATATGACAGTGCTTGAATTAAGTGCTCTACCAATGGAGAAGATTCCAGATGCTATTGGGGGTCTTTTTAATCTCTGCCATTTGGGTTTGCGGGGTTCAAAGGTGAAGATGCTCCCGAAGACTATTGAGAACCTTTCAAATTTGTTGACACTCGACCTTCTTGAATCTGATATACATGAGCTCCCTAGTGGGATTGTGAAACTAAAGAAGCTTAGGCACTTATTTGCACAGAAAACAATTGATACAAATTGGAGAGAGCTTGCAAGTTGCAGTGGTGTGCATATCCCCTATGGACTTGGAAATCTAATAAACCTTCAGACGCTACAAGCATTGGAAGTAAATGATGACTCTGTTGGACATTTAAGTGAGCTGAGGCAATTGAGAACCTTGAGGTTGTTGAAAGTGAAGGGAATCTATCTTGGACGCCTCAGCGAGTCTCTAGTTCAGTTGGAGTATTTGTCCAACCTACACTTAGATGCAAGTAATGAGAACGAGGTTCTTGGGTTGAATGTCTGCCTGCCAAGCCTGCAAAAGCTTTTTTTGAGTGGACGACTAGCAGAAGGGATGTTGGAAGAATCTCCTCTATTCCAAGTTGTTGAGGGCCAGAACTTGTATAAACTGGGTCTATATTGGTCACAGCTGAGAGAAGACCCCCTGCGATCCCTTTCTCGGTTGTCAAACTTGACGTGTCTAGATCTCACCAGAGCATACAACGGAGAGCAGCTGGCATTTCTCACGGGGTGGTTTCCCAAGCTGAAGATTCTCGTTCTAACAGACCTGCCTAATCTGAGTGGGCTAGAGATAGCAGAAGGTGCCATGGTGAGCCTGGAGGAATTAACCTTAGTCAACCTCAGCAGAATGACGGAGGTCCCAGCTGGCATCGTGTTCCTCCCGCCCCTCCAGTATCTAGGCTTCCACGAAATCACCAGCGACTTCTTGACGGTATTGGACCAATGTTCTGTACTTGAAGAGCAGATGTGGCACTATTCTCTCCGAGACTGA